A window of the Candidatus Ozemobacteraceae bacterium genome harbors these coding sequences:
- a CDS encoding permease, translating into MNWKDEWKTLLAMVAVFLGCYFLPVGTPRFDNAIMEALYLVKWYAREHVLLCLVPAFFIAGAITIFISQDSVMKYLGPNANKILAYGVASVSGSILAVCSCTVLPLFNGIYKMGAGLGPACAFLYSGPGINILAIVMSARILGLDIGIARAIGAIAFSVIIGLLMHLIFREEEDAKALAAAQMPEPENVRPLWHNIVFFGAMIGVLVFANWGKPQSVELTLRDGAVISGDVQEEIEGFADIKVKIASAQGRDWAPATIQTVPLADVTGRTIPDSPWKSIWSNKWAVTAAFAIALLVILGTILKMAWWRVGVTAGAGVIAYLAAPANPLVPFVAVTVALSAVTSTSEDESKDWFGASWENARMILPLLLGGVVVAGLLLGRVGHEGLIPSEWVKSMVGGNSLFANLFASVFGAFMYFATLTEVPIVQGLIGSGMGKGPALALLLAGPALSLPNMLVINQIMGPKKTVVFVSLVIIMATIVGMTFGAFFGS; encoded by the coding sequence ATGAACTGGAAAGATGAATGGAAAACGCTTCTGGCAATGGTTGCCGTGTTTCTGGGCTGTTATTTTCTGCCTGTCGGCACCCCGCGTTTCGACAACGCGATCATGGAAGCATTATATCTGGTGAAATGGTATGCCCGCGAGCATGTCCTGCTGTGCCTGGTTCCGGCGTTCTTCATCGCCGGGGCGATCACCATCTTCATCAGCCAGGACTCCGTCATGAAATATCTGGGGCCGAACGCAAATAAGATCCTGGCATACGGCGTGGCGTCGGTATCGGGTTCCATTCTGGCTGTGTGCTCCTGCACGGTTCTGCCGCTGTTCAACGGCATCTACAAGATGGGCGCGGGGCTTGGCCCGGCGTGCGCGTTCCTGTATTCCGGCCCTGGAATCAACATCCTGGCAATCGTCATGAGCGCCCGCATTCTCGGCCTGGACATCGGGATCGCCCGCGCGATCGGGGCGATCGCGTTCAGCGTGATCATCGGTCTGCTGATGCATCTCATCTTCCGGGAAGAAGAAGATGCGAAGGCGCTTGCCGCCGCACAGATGCCCGAGCCCGAAAACGTTCGCCCCCTGTGGCACAACATCGTCTTTTTCGGCGCCATGATCGGCGTCCTGGTCTTCGCCAACTGGGGCAAGCCGCAAAGCGTCGAATTGACGCTTCGCGACGGGGCGGTCATCAGCGGCGACGTCCAGGAAGAGATCGAGGGGTTCGCCGACATCAAGGTGAAGATCGCTTCCGCCCAGGGGCGCGACTGGGCGCCCGCCACGATTCAAACCGTTCCTCTGGCCGACGTCACCGGCCGCACGATCCCGGACAGCCCGTGGAAAAGCATCTGGAGCAACAAATGGGCGGTCACGGCCGCGTTTGCCATCGCCCTGCTCGTCATTCTCGGGACGATCCTGAAGATGGCCTGGTGGCGCGTCGGCGTCACCGCCGGGGCGGGCGTGATTGCCTATCTGGCCGCTCCTGCGAATCCCCTGGTGCCGTTTGTGGCCGTGACGGTCGCATTGAGTGCCGTGACCTCCACATCTGAAGACGAGTCGAAGGACTGGTTCGGAGCCAGCTGGGAAAATGCCAGGATGATTCTCCCGCTGCTCCTCGGCGGCGTGGTCGTCGCCGGTCTGCTGCTCGGGCGAGTCGGTCACGAAGGCTTGATTCCCAGCGAATGGGTCAAATCGATGGTCGGCGGCAATTCCCTCTTTGCAAACCTCTTCGCATCCGTGTTCGGCGCGTTCATGTATTTCGCCACCCTTACCGAAGTGCCCATCGTGCAGGGCCTGATCGGCAGCGGCATGGGAAAGGGCCCCGCACTTGCCCTGCTGCTCGCCGGGCCTGCGCTTTCCCTGCCCAATATGCTGGTCATCAATCAGATCATGGGCCCGAAAAAAACCGTGGTCTTCGTCAGCCTCGTCATCATCATGGCCACCATCGTGGGAATGACGTTCGGTGCTTTCTTCGGTTCATGA
- a CDS encoding cytochrome c biogenesis protein CcdA, giving the protein MDFGAIESQLADVIASSSWLAPAAAFGGGVLTALNPCVLATVPLIIGVVGGYAEGENAWKRASMFSFFFVFGFALELAVLFSVSAAIAPYLSGPQWKYVIAVICFFLGAHLLFDFHLPGVGNLPVGRWGGIVGVTILGFLFGLVSMPCSGPVLMLLASLVPEIGVPKAGTLLFLYGLGHSVLILIAGISVGTVQTLADSHHMNRAVRGIKKIAGVLIIGVGVYFLRS; this is encoded by the coding sequence ATGGATTTTGGCGCTATTGAATCACAACTTGCTGATGTCATTGCCAGTTCGAGCTGGCTTGCCCCGGCGGCGGCGTTCGGCGGCGGGGTGCTGACGGCCCTCAACCCCTGCGTTCTGGCCACGGTTCCCTTGATCATCGGGGTCGTGGGCGGATATGCCGAAGGCGAGAACGCCTGGAAGCGGGCGAGCATGTTCAGTTTCTTTTTCGTGTTCGGTTTCGCTCTCGAATTGGCCGTGCTCTTCTCCGTTTCGGCGGCGATCGCACCCTATCTCAGCGGTCCCCAGTGGAAATACGTGATCGCCGTCATCTGCTTTTTCCTGGGGGCGCATCTCCTGTTCGACTTTCATCTCCCCGGCGTGGGAAACCTGCCGGTCGGCCGGTGGGGTGGAATTGTAGGTGTGACTATATTGGGCTTCCTCTTCGGCCTCGTGTCGATGCCGTGCTCAGGGCCGGTACTCATGCTGCTGGCAAGCCTCGTGCCCGAGATCGGGGTTCCGAAAGCCGGAACACTTCTGTTCCTCTACGGCCTCGGTCACTCCGTGCTGATCCTGATTGCGGGCATCTCGGTCGGTACCGTCCAGACGCTGGCCGACTCGCATCACATGAATCGGGCCGTAAGGGGCATCAAAAAGATCGCCGGTGTATTGATCATCGGGGTCGGTGTGTATTTTTTGCGTTCTTGA
- a CDS encoding thioredoxin family protein produces MKIQILGMGCAKCHKLTAIAMQAADELNLTYEIVKVTEPNDIVNFGVMMTPAMAVDGAVKVAGKIPTVEEMKKLLQK; encoded by the coding sequence ATGAAGATTCAGATTTTGGGAATGGGATGTGCAAAGTGCCACAAGCTTACGGCGATCGCCATGCAGGCTGCAGATGAACTGAACCTGACATACGAAATTGTCAAGGTGACAGAACCCAACGACATTGTGAATTTCGGAGTCATGATGACGCCGGCCATGGCTGTGGACGGGGCGGTCAAAGTCGCCGGGAAAATTCCGACGGTCGAAGAAATGAAAAAGCTGCTGCAGAAGTAA
- a CDS encoding metalloregulator ArsR/SmtB family transcription factor, with the protein MIPHFALRQAQGERVAFILQESIELRITCAGARMFLTLYSNMGILEYMDEDLKKFDRRADIAGALAHPLRLRVLDYLKEHGPTCVCELVDLFGCKQPIMSKHLTVMKNVGLVSLRKEGLKVFYTLKTPCILDFFDCADKAFENHKKSL; encoded by the coding sequence ATGATTCCTCATTTCGCCCTTCGACAGGCTCAGGGCGAACGGGTGGCTTTCATTCTGCAGGAATCAATAGAACTTCGCATCACATGCGCGGGTGCGCGAATGTTCTTGACACTATATTCCAATATGGGTATATTGGAATACATGGATGAAGACCTGAAGAAATTTGACAGACGTGCTGATATCGCGGGTGCGCTGGCGCATCCCCTGAGACTGCGGGTGCTCGACTATCTCAAAGAGCATGGTCCGACCTGTGTGTGCGAGCTGGTCGACCTGTTCGGCTGCAAACAGCCCATCATGAGCAAGCATCTCACCGTGATGAAAAACGTCGGCCTGGTCAGCCTCAGAAAAGAAGGGCTGAAAGTCTTTTATACGCTGAAAACGCCTTGCATCCTTGATTTCTTCGATTGCGCCGACAAGGCGTTCGAAAATCATAAAAAATCGTTATGA